From the genome of Oryza glaberrima chromosome 1, OglaRS2, whole genome shotgun sequence:
GTCCCAACGGCACTGGTTCTTCCGGCTGCAGCAGGCCGGGATACGCGCGCGGTcggcgctcgtcgccgtcgtctacCAGAAGGGGCTCGTGCTGTCTAGCCAATCCAGGCAGAGCCGCACGAGCGGCGAGATGATCAACATCATCAGCGTCGACGCCGACCGCGTCGGCCTCTTCTCGTGGTACATGCACGACCTCTGGTTGGTGCCACTCCAAGTAGGCATGGCATTGTTCATCCTGTACTCCACCCTCGGGCTTGCCTCGCTCGCTGCGCTTGCTGCCACTGTTGTTGTCATGCTTGCCAATGTGCCTCCAGGGCAAATGCAGGAAAAGTTCCAGCAGAAGCTGATGGATTGCAAGGATGTCAGGATGAAAGCAACATCTGAGATCCTACGCAACATGAGGATTCTTAAACTGCAGGGGTGGGAGATGAAGTTCTTGTCCAAGATCATCGACCTGAGGAAGACGGAGACGAACTGGCTCAAGAAATATCTCTACACATCGACCATTGTTACCTTTGTGTTCTGGGGAGCCCCAACATTTGTGGCAGTGGTGACCTTCATAGCTTGCATGCTCATGGGGATACCATTGGAGTCAGGGAAGGTGCTATCTGCACTGGCCACATTCCGCGTGCTGCAAGAACCGATATACAATCTTCCCGACACGATCTCAATGTTGATTCAGACCAAGGTGTCTCTTGACAGGATAGCATCCTTTTTATGCCTCGAGGAGTTGCCGACTGATGCTGTGCTGAAACTTCCAAGTGGTAGCTCAGATGTTGCAATTGAGGTCAGAAATGGGTGCTTTTCTTGGGATGCCTCACCTGAAGTGCCAACGTTGAAGGATCTGAACTTTCAAGCTCGACAAGGTATGCGTATTGCAGTCTGCGGGACTGTCGGCTCTGGAAAATCAAGCTTGTTGTCTTGCATTCTTGGTGAGATTCCAAAGCTATCAGGAGAGGTCAAGACCTGTGGGACGATGGCGTATGTGAGCCAGTCGGCGTGGATACAGAGTGGTAAGATTCAGGACAACATACTGTTTGGCAAGCAGATGGATAATGAGAAGTATGACAGGGTCCTCGAGTCATGCTCGCTGAAGAAAGACTTGGAGATATTGCCGTTTGGTGACCAGACCGTCATTGGAGAGAGAGGCATCAACCTTAGTGGTGGTCAGAAGCAAAGGATTCAGATAGCCCGAGCTCTGTATCAGGATGCAGACATCTATTTGTTTGATGATCCTTTCAGTGCAGTCGATGCTCATACAGGATCCCACTTGTTCAAGGTATGATATGATCTTCTATTTTCAATAGCATTTCATGATTTATTCCCTACAATATCAACAAGTGCATAACCTTTGGCATGTTTGCTCGTAAATTGCTTAAGGTTTTATACCCTTTGTAGGAATGCTTGCTTGGAGAATTGGCTTCAAAAACAGTTGTTTATGTCACTCATCAGATTGAATTCCTACCTGCTGCTGATCTTATTCTGGTAATGATTTCATTGGAAAAGTTTTCATCTATATTTATTGCCATGAAATGTATGTACATGCCTAATTGACTAAGTATAATGTAGGTCATGAAAGGTGGGAGAATAGCACAGGCAGGCAAATATGACGAAATACTTGGATCAGGGGAAGAGTTCATGGAACTGGTTGGTGCTCACAAGGATGCTCTTACTGCATTGGATGCGATAGATGTCACAAATGGAGGCAACGAGGCTTCCTCTTCTAGTAAGACAGCAAGCCTGGCCAGGTCAGTGTCAGTTGAGAAGAAAGATAAACAGAATGGAAAAGAAGACGATGCCAATGCTCAGAGTGGGCAGCTGGTGCAGGAAGAGGAAAGGGAGAAAGGAAGGGTGGGGTTCTGGGTCTACTGGAAGTACCTCACCTTAGCTTACAGGGGAGCTCTTGTGCCATTCATCTTGCTGGCCCAAATACTTTTCCAAGTACTTCAGATTGCTAGCAATTACTGGATGGCCTGGGCTGCTCCTGTCTCAAAGGACGTTGAGCCTCCAGTAAGCATGTCAACCCTGATCTACGTCTATGTCGCACTGGCTTTTGGAAGCTCTCTGTGCATCCTCGTAAGAGCACTCATTCTTGTCACAGCTGCATACAAGACAGCAACTCTGTTGTTCAACAAGATGCATATGTCCATATTCAGAGCTCCAATGTCATTCTTTGATTCCACTCCTAGTGGGCGCATTTTGAATAGAGTAAGTCATGttcatttgcacaaattttctAGAAAGCTTGGTTTATTTTCTGCGCTCGTGCTAACAGGTTTAAATTGTCTAGGCTTCAACGGATCAAAGCGAAGTGGACACCAGCATTGCTTACCAGATGGGATCTGTTGCATTTTCCATCATACAACTTGTTGGAATTATTGCTGTGATGTCTCAGGTTGCATGGCaggtttttgttgtttttattcCTGTGCTTGCTGCCTGCTTCTGGTATCAGGTACTTTTGCTTTGTTCTTCTTGCCGTTTCAACTGCAAGATCAACACTCTTCAATCCTCATCGCGCTTATGGTTTTGCAGCGTTACTACATCGATACAGCCAGAGAGTTGCAAAGACTAGTAGGGGTTTGCAAAGCTCCCATCATACAGCATTTTGCAGAATCAATAACAGGATCAACAACCATCAGAAGTTTTGGCAAAGAAAACCAGTTTGTATCAACTAATAGCCATTTAATGGATGCATTTTCTAGACCAAAATTTTATAATGCTGCAGCAATGGAATGGCTTTGCTTCCGCCTGGATATGCTGTCATCCCTTACATTTGCCTTCTCTTTGATATTTTTGGTCAATCTTCCGACTGGTCTCATCGATCCAGGTATGGTGACACTATATGTACTGAAGATGATTCCAACTTTGTTAATATGAGCTTGCAGCTAATGTTGCATCTTGTTTTCAGGAATTTCTGGTCTAGCAGTCACATACGGGCTTAATCTGAACATGCTGCAAGCATGGGTTGTATGGAGCATGTGCAATCTGGAGAACAAGATCATATCAGTAGAGAGAATTCTGCAATACATGAGCATTCCTGCAGAGCCCCCTCTTTCTGTACAAGATGATAAATTGACGCAGGACTGGCCATCAGAAGGAGAAATTATGCTCAATAACGTCCATGTAATAGCTCACTCATCTTATCCtcccattttatttattaatattttcccttttttgaATAAGCTGCATCGTTTCCCACTGCCAATAAGATGAACAGGAGTTCAGGTCCAATAATATGTCAAATTCAAAACCTGGTAGTACATATTTCTGAACATTTCAATTTGATGCAGGTGAGATATGCTCCACATTTGCCATTTGTTCTTAAGGGCCTTACTGTCACATTCCCTGGAGGCATGAAGACCGGTATCGTTGGAAGAACCGGCAGTGGTAAATCAACTCTCATACAGGCCCTTTTCCGTATAGTAGACCCTACCATTGGTCAGATACTCGTAGACAGTATCGACATCTGCACCATCGGGCTACATGATCTGAGATCCAGGCTAAGCATCATCCCGCAAGAGCCAACCATGTTTGAGGGTACCGTGAGAACCAACCTTGATCCTATCGGAGAGTACACTGATAGCCAAATCTGGGAGGTAGTTCCAGTCTTCACATGCTTCACCATTGTCAGCTGCCACATACTATTTGTGGACTTGCAGTGAAGTTCTATTATGATTTATGAATATCTTGCCCTTCCTTTTCAGGCCTTGGATCGCTGTCAGCTAGGAGATGAAGTTAGGAGGAAGGAGCTGCGACTTGATTCACCAGGTCCGTTCGGTTCTCTGCATCTGGACTCATTTCTTTTCCTGTTCAGAATCATGCAGTTCAAAGTCTACACTTGGTAATTCTTGGTGAATATTCTCCCGatttggcttggcttggcttggcttggttGCAGTGATAGAGAACGGCGAGAACTGGAGCGTGGGTCAGCGTCAGCTGGTGTGCCTTGGGAGGGTGATCCTGAAACGGAGCAAGATCCTGGTGCTCGACGAGGCCACGGCCTCCGTCGACACCGCCACGGACAACCTCATCCAGAAAACTCTCAGGCAGCAGTTTTCCGACGCGACGGTCATCACAATCGCGCACAGGATCACCTCCGTCCTTGACAGCGACATGGTCTTGCTCCTTGACAACGGTGAGTTTAGTTCGCCTTCCAAGTCCCAAACCAATCGCAGATGCCACTAATCAAATCTCCAATTTTCTAATGACAATAACCACAGTTCCAACTAACCAATCCCAATTTATCTTACATATTCTATGGGTTTGTCGCGTCTGTCTGACGAACGAAACACCGGTGCCGATGCTGGTGCAGGTGTGGCCGTGGAGCGCGACACGCCGACCAGGCTACTGGAGGACAAGTCGTCTCTCTTCTCCAAGCTCGTAGCGGAATACACGATGAGATCGACGCACACGTAGCAGAGAAGGTCAGTGCTCCTGTTGACGCGATGGCCGTTTTGAGGCTAGCTGACACGTCGATAATGCCGAAAAATCACACTTACTAGTAGTGGATGAGATTTTAAGTAGCGAGCTGGAAAGTACCCAGTGTTAGTGCTCACAATACAGAGTGCTAGTTCTTCGCACGATCTGAAATGAAGCTCATGTTCAAGAGGGGAAAGATGCTTTTAGAGGAcaacagtagtagtagtattaaacTAGCGTTGATGTCTGAATAAAGGGTGTAAGCTGCTGATCATTAGGGGAACAACCAGAtcctgatcagtgatcactaCTAGTACGTCGTAGAAAGGGGACTATTACACGAAAGGGAATTAGAATTTTCAGGATAATACCGTGTAACCCGATTGACGGGCAGCAGAGACTGATGCCTGGTATATAAACATGTTGACAATAATCTGAAtaaaatagtggtgtttgcGTGGAAACGGACATCTTGATTATTCTCATGGATCCTGATTACTCTTACAGGTTCgtgctttcaagtttcaacttcCTGCTTCGTGTTAAGATGGTTTTATATTGTGCTTTCTGTTGATTCCTCTAAAAAAACTAATCGCGTCATGGCAGAATTTACTTCTGCTTAACGTTGACAGTCTACAGTTTGAAACGCAGGAATGAGCTGCAATTCCTACCAGAACTGTAGATAAATTCCTTGTTATTATATTATGTTAAtaaccagtttttttttttgcggggaatgtTAATAACCAGTTAATCCTAGAAAaggttttcttttggtttgcaAAGCTTCGATAGGTAGACTGTAAAAACACATCTAATAAAATACAAGACACAATGTTCAGCAACAGTAATTGCAACCATCACCGAAGCAGACGACGAAGCGTAGAGTAGAacagggaagaagaagaaaaaaaaagaaaaagaaaaacgtcaacaacaacaacaacaacaacaacaacatcgaTGATGTTTCCTAATAACAATGGTCAGATCAGATGAACAATTCAATTCCTACCACAAccctgcctccgcctccgccgccgtcaccgcacTCCCTCTCCTAGCTCTTGGTGAAATGGTGcttcttcccgccgccgccgccgtcgccgcccttgcctcctccgccgccgcccctcttgCCGGCGTGCGCCGTCGTGTTCTTGAGTATCTAGAGGAGAGTAAGAGGAGAAATCACCATGAGAGATGATTGAGATTGAGAGGAGAATGGTGAAGCAAAGCTCTCGAGACAGGGGGTTTTACCTGGCGGAGCGTGTTGTTCTCGTTCTGGAGGGTGGAGACGCGCTGCTCGAGCTCGGCATTGCGGAGCTCGAGGTCCTTGGCCTTGGCCTCCAGCTCCGTCATGTACGCCTTCTTCCGCTCCCGCGCCTGCTGCGCCGACACGCGGTTCCGCAGCAGCCGCTTCAGCCGGTTCTGCTCCTTGTCGCCGGCGCTCCGCCCTcgcttcctcgccggcggcgcctgcTCCTgcccgccccccgccgccgccccgccaccaccaccaccaccgccctgcTGCTTCCCGTCCTCCTTCCCCTGCCGCTCgtccgcccccgcccccgacgacgccgacccgccgcccccgcccatCTCCGGCACCCGCCGTATCTCCTCGTCGCTCTCCACCCCTGCCGCCACCGAATTAATCGCTCGCTCAATTCAGCAGcaaacaacaacaaaacaagCAGAGGAAATCCGGCGTACGGACGGCCGGAGAACGTGACGTGACGTTACCTCCTCCTTCCTTGAGGTTGTTGGGGGCCGAGCTGGAGGAGCGCTCGCTGCTCGACGGCAGCGAGCTCGTCGTGCTCGTCTTCGCCTGCTGcttctcctgctcctgctcctgcgccGCCATCTCCAACGACGACCAGATCAAGATCTCCCCCACCAACCACCTAACCACACCACACTCCACCTCCCCCCTCACCGCCGAGaaaagggaaggaaaaaaaaagaaaatcaaatctagaagaagaagaagaaagaaacaagagACCACGACGAACACGAAGCACAAGTGTGGAAAGGAGAAGCAGATGCAGATCggatgagaggagagagaaatcgagagagcggaggagagagaaaacgaGTCTGTGTGCTCTGCTGCGggatgggaggagagagagagatgggggaaATGGGTAGGAGAGGTCGGTGGGGTTGGGGGGAGGTTTTGGAGGGCGACGTGGCCGTCATCCGGGCCGTCCACTCCGGAGCCATCCGACGGAGGGGATGCGGGGAGCGTGGCGTGCGAAGGCACCATACACGCATCCACCGCATCTGACGGTGACCTCCCCGGAAGCGTAGCGGCATCCCCATCCATCCGATTTCGTAAAAGCGTAAAACCACTTGCCTTTCTCGGACGGAACGGAAGCTGTGAGCCATGTGAGCACGCTGCGTGTAGAGAGGATTCGAGTAATATactggtacttttttttttcgaaaaaaaatggATTGTTACTCCTACCCGTGTAGAGACAAAAATGTTCTTCGAGATCGAATGGGACAAACAAATCATGggcatttttaaataaataaaaaggcgACCGggctctcccttttttttttatctcctttaCCGTGTACCACTCAACAAGAGGACATGCCTAATATCTACGAGTGCCATCCACCCGTACTATGCTCCCCGTTCTTTCACGTGTCAATTGTGCCATACATGATTTGTAAATAATGTATATTACTCTTTCTGCATcgcataatataagaaatttttatTCGATATAACATATCCAAATAATACGATTACTAGAATGCATTTTATTAAaccaaaatcatttatattttaaaacaggaGAATACTATGCTCCACTTTATTGATGGGAGCCATATCCACTGATAATGTGACGACTAATGCTAACTTTATCAATCTTCATCATATATTAAACTGAGTCTTCGGACATACTTACAATAGTAGGATGTGTGTTTATAGAGGTGAACGTGCACGCGTGTATACAAGTGCCTATGTATGTAcccttttttggaaaaaaaaaacactatactCTACCTCTTAAAATTAAAACATGCAAGTTTGTCAATTCGAAATGGTTAACCTTTAACTGAAGTTTTATATTACAAACTTTGAATTTTACAAACtaactttaaaattaatttagtggTTTATCATcgccttttatttttctagcCATGATTTTTCGGACCGGTAAAAGTAGAAATATAAAGATCATACCCTGAATTATTGTAATTactaaattcaaaaaaatattgtaattaCGTGTTTTGGTTCATATAGATACAATAAAAATGGCTCAAGTACATTGTTCAATTATAGTAAGGCATGTAGATAACGAGAGCAAGTTCAATGTAGATGACTTAACAAACTATAAGGAATTCTACATGCAGAGGAGTATTTGGTATCCACTAACAATAATTAGAAGTTAAAGCTCAAcgtgcaagcatgccacatcatcacccaccactagcaattactattctagcccatttaaaatcccatgcaagcatgcGACATCTTTACTCACTAGTAATGACTATTCTAGTCTATTTTAAATCCCATGTAAACATGACACATCgtctataatattatattacatAGATTAACAAGtatgtgtcaaatcatctttctcacattattttctcaacatttcaACTTTTATCATTTCGACAATATTTCACATATACTCATCCATGAATTCCGCAGCAAAGCGCATGGTATCACCTAGTTTGTACTATAAATAAGTCTTTTCTACCTTATCAGAAACTGACTACCAACCAACCACTAATCAGAATGTTACGCTCCCTAATCGGatccttagggtgtgtttagttcacgccaaaattggaagtttagttgatattggaacgatgtgatggaaaagttggaagtttatgtgtgtagaaaaattttgatgtgacggaaaagttggaagtttgaaaaaaaggtTAACCAACCACTAATCAGAATGTTACGCTCCCCAATCGGatccttagggtgtgtttagttcacgctaaaattggaagtttagttgatattggaacgatgtgatggaaaagttggaagtttatatatgtagaaaagttttgatgtgacggaaaagttggaagtttgaaaaaaacgtttggaactaaacaaggcttaGTAGCATATGATTATTGTACAAGCTAGCATTAGTTATAGCTGACATAAACTTGTGCTATAACTAAACTAACACTTGTCCTTCATCTAACTAGGAACGAAAACGGTTGGAATTGTGATCGGtagcatttttttcaaaatgattaTCTGTCGGTCAAAAATTTATCATATTTATTGATTTAACTATTTGGTATCACTAACAATACAACGTtaaaagaaattttaaaaaaattcatatattttcaaaataaaaacagtCGGTAATAGTGCCATTTATACGAAAATCACTAGGTCGGTCAAGAATTTTCGTGACCATTTTTTTCGTAGATCTAATAGCGAAGAGACCTGTTCGTCAGTCCGTCGATAGCTTGTGCTGTCTAGAAGCCACACcacatcatgtttttttttttcatggatgtCCATGAGAGGGGCTTGAGCTTGAGCCATAATAGTGCCAAAATGATGACAAAATATATTGGACACCCTTGCATTGACTGCCACTaccagctactccctccatcaaaaaaaagaaaaagccaaCCTTAATATGGATATGacgggctggtttggtttgagaccTAAATTTGGCTtatcaatatttggcaattttaatagtgtttagtatctatttggtttgaagccaaattttggcatgcctacgaaaataggccatttcaatagttaatttaaactattttggcttcaatccaaatacaactttgtcttcccaaaatttgtcatgccaaaacttaccaaaatttggcattgtcaaaaattggtaaggccaatttagATCACAAACCAAACTGGCCCGACACTTTCTTATGTCCAAATTTGTTTTACTAGGAAATATCCCATCCATACCaaggttagcttttttttttgggggggacggagggagtatgtgttgcAGTGGTACTATCGGTTAACCgtctctctcccttctttccTTCTTGGAAGGCCATCTGGTAATCCAACCCATTTTCCAGTCACA
Proteins encoded in this window:
- the LOC127774382 gene encoding ABC transporter C family member 3-like, coding for MPLAAAPMPLAAMAASGRDDGDDVPLFFLHAVGAAAHLVVAVAVAARMVFGWWCRRGKDGEVRGGGGGGGGGFRWRWVAASATWVLGGFGVILAAYEGYLGGGGGGGWSRGAVVEEADAAARAVAWLLLAAYLQFRFGRRREERFPAPLRLWWALFLLLSLLAVAVHAVTGLDGRPVPAHSWALDAVSVLAAVALLFAGFLGRREPGGSAIEEPLLNGGASATAAGENNSNNCAADASMFTGAGFLSVLTFSWMGPLLAVGHRKTLDLDDVPGLDPGDRVAGLLPPFKTNLEALAGDCSGRKVTAFTLSKALVRTVWWHVAVTAFYALVYNVSTYVGPYLIDSLVQYLNGDERYASKGQLLVLAFIVAKVFECLSQRHWFFRLQQAGIRARSALVAVVYQKGLVLSSQSRQSRTSGEMINIISVDADRVGLFSWYMHDLWLVPLQVGMALFILYSTLGLASLAALAATVVVMLANVPPGQMQEKFQQKLMDCKDVRMKATSEILRNMRILKLQGWEMKFLSKIIDLRKTETNWLKKYLYTSTIVTFVFWGAPTFVAVVTFIACMLMGIPLESGKVLSALATFRVLQEPIYNLPDTISMLIQTKVSLDRIASFLCLEELPTDAVLKLPSGSSDVAIEVRNGCFSWDASPEVPTLKDLNFQARQGMRIAVCGTVGSGKSSLLSCILGEIPKLSGEVKTCGTMAYVSQSAWIQSGKIQDNILFGKQMDNEKYDRVLESCSLKKDLEILPFGDQTVIGERGINLSGGQKQRIQIARALYQDADIYLFDDPFSAVDAHTGSHLFKECLLGELASKTVVYVTHQIEFLPAADLILVMKGGRIAQAGKYDEILGSGEEFMELVGAHKDALTALDAIDVTNGGNEASSSSKTASLARSVSVEKKDKQNGKEDDANAQSGQLVQEEEREKGRVGFWVYWKYLTLAYRGALVPFILLAQILFQVLQIASNYWMAWAAPVSKDVEPPVSMSTLIYVYVALAFGSSLCILVRALILVTAAYKTATLLFNKMHMSIFRAPMSFFDSTPSGRILNRASTDQSEVDTSIAYQMGSVAFSIIQLVGIIAVMSQVAWQVFVVFIPVLAACFWYQRYYIDTARELQRLVGVCKAPIIQHFAESITGSTTIRSFGKENQFVSTNSHLMDAFSRPKFYNAAAMEWLCFRLDMLSSLTFAFSLIFLVNLPTGLIDPGISGLAVTYGLNLNMLQAWVVWSMCNLENKIISVERILQYMSIPAEPPLSVQDDKLTQDWPSEGEIMLNNVHVRYAPHLPFVLKGLTVTFPGGMKTGIVGRTGSGKSTLIQALFRIVDPTIGQILVDSIDICTIGLHDLRSRLSIIPQEPTMFEGTVRTNLDPIGEYTDSQIWEALDRCQLGDEVRRKELRLDSPVIENGENWSVGQRQLVCLGRVILKRSKILVLDEATASVDTATDNLIQKTLRQQFSDATVITIAHRITSVLDSDMVLLLDNGVAVERDTPTRLLEDKSSLFSKLVAEYTMRSTHT
- the LOC127774391 gene encoding transcription factor HY5-like; its protein translation is MAAQEQEQEKQQAKTSTTSSLPSSSERSSSSAPNNLKEGGGVESDEEIRRVPEMGGGGGSASSGAGADERQGKEDGKQQGGGGGGGGAAAGGGQEQAPPARKRGRSAGDKEQNRLKRLLRNRVSAQQARERKKAYMTELEAKAKDLELRNAELEQRVSTLQNENNTLRQILKNTTAHAGKRGGGGGGKGGDGGGGGKKHHFTKS